A stretch of DNA from Planococcus antarcticus DSM 14505:
TATAAAGAAATGCGTAAAGAAGTGCTGGCACATGCAGGCGTCCAAAAATTCTTGGAAGATCATGCAGAGGAAATCGATGCAGCTACCATTGATAGAGGACTCGGGAAGTTATACGAATATATCGATCAATCTCATGATTGTAATAAGTGTCCTAGCTTAGACGTCTGTATCAATCATTTGAAAGGCTTTGAACCAAACCTCGTGTTAGAGAGGGGAACCGTTGGTATTTCCTACACCAAATGCCGTTTAAAAGAAGCGAGTGACAATAAGCGACATGCTTCGTCTTTGATACACAGCATGTACATGCCAAAAGAAGTAATGCAAGCGACGCTAGACGGATTTGATTTGGATGACAGCCGCATGGAAGCGTTCCGAGCTGTTGGCGACTTCCTGGATCAGGCGACTGGTCCTGACAACTTGCCGGAAAAAGGGTTATACCTCTACGGACAATTCGGCATCGGAAAGTCCTATTTGCTGAGCGCTGTAGCCAACGAACTGGCTGAAATAAATGTCAAATCGGTGTTGGTATTTGTTCCTGAATTCATGCGAGAAATGAAACAAGCCATCGGTGACCAAACGCTGCAGGAAAAAGTCGATTACGTCAAAAAAGCAGATGTCTTAATGCTCGATGACATTGGAGCAGAAGCGATGTCGAGCTGGACACGTGACGAGGTGCTGGGGACGATTCTCCATTACCGGATGTCTGAAAAACTGCCGACCTTCATGTCGTCAAACTTCAGTTACTCTGAACTGGAATATCATTTGACCTACTCACAGCGCGGCGAAAAAGAAGATTTGAAAGCTGCGCGAATTATGGAACGAATCCGCGCGTTAACGAATTCGGTCAAGCTCGACGGACGCAACCGACGAAATTAAACGCTGGAACTATTGCGTTTTGGAACAATTCGGTTTATAGTAATAACAATCGAACCAAGATTTTACATGCCTTGACAAGGACATGAGCGGAAATTACGACTTTCAGAGAGAGAGGCCTAGGCTGTGAGCTTCTTAAGTAACGCTTTTCCGTTTACCCCCTTCGAGCAGCAGCTGTGAACAGTTTTCTTAGTAGCAACTGACGGTACCGGCCCGTTAGCCGATGCAGAGCTTCATTCTAAACGGACCTGTCTGTTTAGAATAGAAGAAGGGTGGAACCACGAACTAAAGCTTCGTCCCTTTTGGGATGGGGCTTTTTTCTGTGAAAAAAAGAAAAGCGGAAGCGGCCGTCAAGGTTCGACAGGCATAAGACAGACTGGCGAAGCGGCGTTTTTTCAGCCGCACAGGATAAAAAGTGAAAGTGCCTGTCCAGCTCTGACAGGTATAAGACGCTCTGGCGAAGTGGCGTTATTTCAGCCGCACAGCCAGAGTGGCTTATATCCCGAAGAGCTAGGCGCTGTAACTGGATTCGGGTTGGCTTATGACCCGAGAACCTGGCCGCTGAAGCTGGACAAAGAAAAGCGGAAGCGGCCGTTTGTTCCGACCGTTCTTTTCATGACTAATCGCTAAGATATGGAACAAACCAACGGAGACTCCCGCAGGAAAACGGAGTTGGTTTGTGGAGTATCACCGGCCGAATCGTTTCTGCTATACATGTATAAACAAGAAAAATATTGAATGTCTATCCAGACCCTGTGGCATGGACATTTTGACCAGATCTAATTAAAAGGAGAGATTGGCATGGCAGACATGATTCAACTGAAATTCCCTGATGGAGCAGTAAAAGAGTTTGAACAAGGCGTAACTACTGAGGAAATTGCACAATCAATTAGCCCAGGATTGAGAAAAAAAGCATTAGCTGGCAAAGTAGGCGACAAGTTGGTCGATTTACGTGCGCCTTTGCAAGAAGATGGAGATATCGCCATTGTCACACCTGAATCCAATGAAGGTCTAGAAGTGTTACGTCACAGCACTGCGCATTTGTTGGCACAAGCGATCAAACGCATGTATCCGGACGCTAAGCTTGGGGTTGGTCCAGTTATTGAAAACGGTTTTTATTACGATATTGATACAGAGTCTGCAATTACGTCAGAAGACTTGCCATTGATTGAAAAAGAAATGAAAAAAATCATCAATGAAAACGTAGAAATTATCCGCCACGACGTCACACGTGCAGAAGCACAGAAACGATTCGCGGCGATTGAAGATCCGTATAAACTGGAACTTCTTGAAGCAATTCCTGAAGATGACCAAGTTTCCATTTATGAACAAGGTGATTTTTTTGACCTTTGCAGAGGCGTTCATGTACCGTCAACAGGAAAGTTGAAAGAGTTTAAATTATTAAGTGTTGCAG
This window harbors:
- the dnaI gene encoding primosomal protein DnaI, producing MEPISETLKRVVNAPAFSERYKEMRKEVLAHAGVQKFLEDHAEEIDAATIDRGLGKLYEYIDQSHDCNKCPSLDVCINHLKGFEPNLVLERGTVGISYTKCRLKEASDNKRHASSLIHSMYMPKEVMQATLDGFDLDDSRMEAFRAVGDFLDQATGPDNLPEKGLYLYGQFGIGKSYLLSAVANELAEINVKSVLVFVPEFMREMKQAIGDQTLQEKVDYVKKADVLMLDDIGAEAMSSWTRDEVLGTILHYRMSEKLPTFMSSNFSYSELEYHLTYSQRGEKEDLKAARIMERIRALTNSVKLDGRNRRN